From the Lathyrus oleraceus cultivar Zhongwan6 chromosome 4, CAAS_Psat_ZW6_1.0, whole genome shotgun sequence genome, one window contains:
- the LOC127076306 gene encoding protein Brevis radix-like 2: protein MLTCIACSKQLNNGSLHQKDEEEAVQTPSTKQAIKALTAQIKDMAVKASGAYKNCKPCSGSSNCNKNKKYADSDMGSDSARFNWAYRRTGSANSTPRMWGKEMEARLKGISSGEATPTSVSGRTESVVFMEEEDEPKEWVAQVEPGVLITFVSLPQGGNDLKKIRFSREMFNKWQAQRWWAENYDKVMELYNVQRFNQQAVPLPTPPISEDESSKIESARDSPVTPPLSKERLPRHLLHPTGMGYSSSDSLEHHHMQPQPCYETSGLASKPNLSDIGVPKTERSSIDASVRTSSSEEEDDHSGELSISNASDMETEWVEQDEPGVYITIRALPGGTRELRRVRFSREKFGETRARLWWEENRARIQEQYL from the exons ATGTTGACTTGCATAGCGTGTTCAAAGCAACTCAATAATGGATCTCTTCATCAAAAAGATGAGGAAGAAGCTGTGCAAACACCTAGCACCAAACAAGCCATCAAGGCTCTCACAGCTCAG ATCAAGGACATGGCAGTTAAGGCTTCTGGGGCCTATAAGAATTGTAAGCCTTGTTCAGGGTCTTCCAATTGCAACAAGAACAAAAAGTATGCTGATTCTGATATGGGGTCAGATTCAGCAAGGTTCAATTGGGCTTACCGAAGAACCGGGAGCGCGAATTCAACACCAAGAATGTGGGGGAAGGAAATGGAAGCTAGACTCAAAGGGATTTCCAGTGGTGAAGCAACACCAACATCGGTTAGCGGTCGTACCGAGTCGGTTGTGTTcatggaagaagaggatgaacCTAAGGAATGGGTTGCACAAGTTGAACCTGGTGTGCTTATTACTTTTGTTTCATTGCCTCAAGGTGGGAATGATCTCAAGAAGATACGGTTCAG TCGTGAAATGTTTAATAAATGGCAAGCTCAGAGGTGGTGGGCAGAGAACTATGACAAAGTTATGGAGTTGTACAATGTTCAAAGGTTCAATCAACAAGCCGTTCCTCTTCCAACCCCACCTATATCTGAAGATGAG AGTTCAAAGATTGAATCTGCAAGGGATAGCCCAGTCACACCTCCTCTAAGCAAAGAGCGTCTGCCCCGTCATTTACTTCACCCAACAGGAATGGGCTACTCCTCGTCAGATTCACTGGAACACCACCATATGCAACCACAGCCTTGCTATGAAACAAGTGGTTTGGCGTCAAAACCTAATCTTTCCGACATTGGTGTGCCAAAGACCGAAAGATCATCCATTGATGCTTCTGTAAGGACAAGTTCCTCAGAAGAGGAAGATGATCACTCTGGTGAGCTCTCAATCAGCAATGCCAGTGATATGGAAACCGAATGGGTTGAACAGGATGAACCAGGAGTATACATCACTATCAGAGCACTACCAGGTGGAACCAGAGAACTCAGGCGCGTCCGCTTCAG CCGAGAGAAGTTTGGAGAAACACGTGCTAGGTTATGGTGGGAAGAGAACCGCGCGAGGATACAAGAGCAATACTTGTGA